One genomic window of Arvicola amphibius chromosome 4, mArvAmp1.2, whole genome shotgun sequence includes the following:
- the Gabra6 gene encoding gamma-aminobutyric acid receptor subunit alpha-6 isoform X2 has translation MVVFLPWLSIILWLENTKAQLEDEGNFFSENVSRILDNLLEGYDNRLRPGFGGAVTEVKTDIYVTSFGPVSDVEMTWTDERLKFRGPAEILSLNNLMVSKIWTPDTFFRNGKKSIAHNMTTPNKLFRLMQNGTILYTMRLTINADCPMRLVNFPMDGHACPLKFGSYAYPKTEIIYTWKKGPLYSVEVPEESSSLLQYDLIGQTVSSETIKSNTGEYVIMTVYFHLQRKMGYFMIQIYTPCIMTVILSQVSFWINKESVPARTVFGITTVLTMTTLSISARHSLPKVSYATAMDWFIAVCFAFVFSALIEFAAVNYFTNLQSQKAERKAQTTALPPVALSKATEAREAEIVVYSDSKYHLKKRISSLTLPIVPSSEASKVLSRTPILQSTPVTPPPRLPAVGGSSKIDQYSRILFPVAFAGFNLVYWIVYLSKDTMEVSSTVE, from the exons ATGGTGGTGTTTCTCCCCTGGCTGTCCATTATTCTATG GCTAGAAAACACAAAAGCTCAACTTGAAGATGAAGGCAATTTCTTCTCGGAAAATGTCAGTCGGATTCTTGACAACTTGCTGGAAGGCTATGACAACCGCCTGCGACCAGGATTTGGAG GTGCTGTCACAGAAGTCAAAACGGACATCTATGTGACCAGCTTTGGGCCTGTGTCAGATGTGGAGATG ACTTGGACTGATGAGAGGCTGAAGTTTAGGGGTCCTGCTGAGATTCTGAGCTTAAACAACTTGATGGTCAGTAAGATCTGGACACCGGACACCTTTTTCAGGAACGGGAAAAAGTCAATTGCTCACAACATGACCACCCCTAACAAGCTCTTCCGATTAATGCAGAACGGAACAATCCTGTACACCATGAG GCTTACTATCAATGCTGATTGTCCCATGAGGCTTGTTAACTTCCCTATGGATGGACACGCTTGCCCACTCAAGTTTGGAAGCT atgcTTACCCCAAaactgaaatcatatacacatgGAAAAAAGGACCACTTTACTCGGTAGAAGTCCCAGAGGaatcctccagcctcctccagtACGATTTGATTGGGCAAACAGTTTCTAGTGAGACAATTAAATCTAACACag GTGAATACGTCATCATGACAGTCTACTTCCACTTACAAAGGAAGATGGGCTACTTCATGATCCAGATATACACTCCATGCATTATGACGGTCATTCTCTCCCAGGTGTCCTTCTGGATTAATAAGGAGTCGGTCCCAGCAAGAACCGTCTTTG GAATCACCACTGTTTTAACCATGACCACCTTAAGCATCAGTGCCCGGCACTCCCTGCCCAAAGTGTCCTACGCAACCGCCATGGATTGGTTCATAGCCGTGtgctttgcttttgtcttttctgcTCTCATTGAGTTCGCAGCTGTCAACTACTTCACTAATCTCCAGTCACAGAAGGCTGAAAGGAAGGCACAGACTACAGCTCTGCCCCCCGTGGCTCTATCAAAAGCGACTGAAGCACGGGAAGCTGAGATTGTTGTG taTTCTGACTCCAAATACCACCTGAAGAAGAGGATCAGCTCCCTGACTTTGCCAATCGTTCCATCTTCTGAGGCCAGCAAAGTCCTCAGTAGAACTCCCATCTTACAGTCAACGCCTGTCACTCCCCCTCCACGCTTACCAGCTGTTGGGGGCTCCAGTAAAATAGACCAGTATTCTCGAATTCTCTTCCCAGTAGCATTTGCAGGATTCAACCTTGTGTACTGGATTGTTTACCTTTCCAAAGACACAATGGAAGTGAGCAGTACTGTTGAATAG
- the Gabra6 gene encoding gamma-aminobutyric acid receptor subunit alpha-6 isoform X1 → MVVFLPWLSIILWLENTKAQLEDEGNFFSENVSRILDNLLEGYDNRLRPGFGGAVTEVKTDIYVTSFGPVSDVEMEYTMDVFFRQTWTDERLKFRGPAEILSLNNLMVSKIWTPDTFFRNGKKSIAHNMTTPNKLFRLMQNGTILYTMRLTINADCPMRLVNFPMDGHACPLKFGSYAYPKTEIIYTWKKGPLYSVEVPEESSSLLQYDLIGQTVSSETIKSNTGEYVIMTVYFHLQRKMGYFMIQIYTPCIMTVILSQVSFWINKESVPARTVFGITTVLTMTTLSISARHSLPKVSYATAMDWFIAVCFAFVFSALIEFAAVNYFTNLQSQKAERKAQTTALPPVALSKATEAREAEIVVYSDSKYHLKKRISSLTLPIVPSSEASKVLSRTPILQSTPVTPPPRLPAVGGSSKIDQYSRILFPVAFAGFNLVYWIVYLSKDTMEVSSTVE, encoded by the exons ATGGTGGTGTTTCTCCCCTGGCTGTCCATTATTCTATG GCTAGAAAACACAAAAGCTCAACTTGAAGATGAAGGCAATTTCTTCTCGGAAAATGTCAGTCGGATTCTTGACAACTTGCTGGAAGGCTATGACAACCGCCTGCGACCAGGATTTGGAG GTGCTGTCACAGAAGTCAAAACGGACATCTATGTGACCAGCTTTGGGCCTGTGTCAGATGTGGAGATG GAGTATACAATGGATGTTTTCTTCCGCCAGACTTGGACTGATGAGAGGCTGAAGTTTAGGGGTCCTGCTGAGATTCTGAGCTTAAACAACTTGATGGTCAGTAAGATCTGGACACCGGACACCTTTTTCAGGAACGGGAAAAAGTCAATTGCTCACAACATGACCACCCCTAACAAGCTCTTCCGATTAATGCAGAACGGAACAATCCTGTACACCATGAG GCTTACTATCAATGCTGATTGTCCCATGAGGCTTGTTAACTTCCCTATGGATGGACACGCTTGCCCACTCAAGTTTGGAAGCT atgcTTACCCCAAaactgaaatcatatacacatgGAAAAAAGGACCACTTTACTCGGTAGAAGTCCCAGAGGaatcctccagcctcctccagtACGATTTGATTGGGCAAACAGTTTCTAGTGAGACAATTAAATCTAACACag GTGAATACGTCATCATGACAGTCTACTTCCACTTACAAAGGAAGATGGGCTACTTCATGATCCAGATATACACTCCATGCATTATGACGGTCATTCTCTCCCAGGTGTCCTTCTGGATTAATAAGGAGTCGGTCCCAGCAAGAACCGTCTTTG GAATCACCACTGTTTTAACCATGACCACCTTAAGCATCAGTGCCCGGCACTCCCTGCCCAAAGTGTCCTACGCAACCGCCATGGATTGGTTCATAGCCGTGtgctttgcttttgtcttttctgcTCTCATTGAGTTCGCAGCTGTCAACTACTTCACTAATCTCCAGTCACAGAAGGCTGAAAGGAAGGCACAGACTACAGCTCTGCCCCCCGTGGCTCTATCAAAAGCGACTGAAGCACGGGAAGCTGAGATTGTTGTG taTTCTGACTCCAAATACCACCTGAAGAAGAGGATCAGCTCCCTGACTTTGCCAATCGTTCCATCTTCTGAGGCCAGCAAAGTCCTCAGTAGAACTCCCATCTTACAGTCAACGCCTGTCACTCCCCCTCCACGCTTACCAGCTGTTGGGGGCTCCAGTAAAATAGACCAGTATTCTCGAATTCTCTTCCCAGTAGCATTTGCAGGATTCAACCTTGTGTACTGGATTGTTTACCTTTCCAAAGACACAATGGAAGTGAGCAGTACTGTTGAATAG